A portion of the Cololabis saira isolate AMF1-May2022 chromosome 17, fColSai1.1, whole genome shotgun sequence genome contains these proteins:
- the LOC133463477 gene encoding tetraspanin-14-like, whose translation MYYYRYDNAEVSCCYKYLMFSYNIIFWLAGAAFIAVGFWAWSEKGILLDLTQVTRLHGFDPVWLVLTVGGITFTLGFAGCVGALRENICLLKFFSGVIGLIFFLELTAAVLAVVFQSQVRDWINDFFLQNIRAYRDDIDLQNLIDSMQRMNQCCGAQDPVDWDHNVYFSCNGTHRSREKCGVPFSCCIPDPADTVMNTQCGYDVRKKLKSEWSNQIYTKGCIAALEDWLPGNLYTVAVVFIIISLLQMVGIYLARTLISDIEKVRFSY comes from the exons atgtattaCTATCGCTATGACAACGCTGAGGTCAGCTGCTGCTACAAATACCTGATGTTCAGCTACAACATCATCTTCTGG CTCGCCGGCGCCGCCTTCATCGCCGTCGGCTTCTGGGCCTGGAGTGAGAAG GGGATACTGCTGGACCTGACCCAGGTGACCCGGCTGCACGGCTTTGACCCGGTGTGGCTGGTTCTGACGGTGGGAGGAATCACCTTCACTCTGGGCTTCGCCGGCTGCGTGGGAGCTCTGAGAGAAAACATCTGCCTGCTGAAGTTT TTCTCCGGGGTGATTGGGTTGATCTTCTTCCTGGAGTTGACGGCGGCCGTTTTAGCCGTGGTGTTTCAGAGTCAGGTCAGAGACTGGATCAATGACTTCTTCCTGCAGAACATCCGGGCCTACCGGGACGACATCGACCTGCAGAACCTCATCGACTCCATGCAGAGGATG AACCAGTGCTGCGGGGCCCAGGACCCGGTGGACTGGGACCACAACGTTTACTTCAGCTGCAACGGCACTCACCGCAGCAGAGAGAAGTGTGGGGTTCCCTTCTCCTGCTGCATCCCCGACCCCGCC GACACGGTGATGAACACTCAGTGCGGCTACGACGTCAGGAAGAAACTGAAG TCAGAATGGAGTAACCAGATCTACACCAAGGGCTGCATCGCCGCGCTGGAGGACTGGCTACCGGGAAACCTGTACACGGTGGCCGTGGTGTTCATCATCATCTCCCTGCTGCAG ATGGTGGGGATCTACCTGGCCAGGACTCTGATCTCGGACATTGAGAAAGTCAGATTCAGCTActaa